In Paenibacillus dendritiformis, the DNA window TGTTCCTGGATGCCCGCAAGCGCGGAAAATATCCGTGGTTCTGGGGAATATGGGGCTTTACAGGCACGCCGACGCCCCTATTGTGCTACTTATTGTTCGTCGTGAAGCCTTGGCGGAAGAACCGCGATTGGAATCATCCGGACAGATGACACTTGGGGAGGAGAAGCCAGCATGCCGGAAAACATACCATGGCCGCTAATTGTGCCGTTGCTCGCGGTCCAGCTCGTATTGATGTGCGTAGCCTTGGTCTCCCTGGTCCGATCGGAGCGGGCGAACGG includes these proteins:
- a CDS encoding PLD nuclease N-terminal domain-containing protein gives rise to the protein MPENIPWPLIVPLLAVQLVLMCVALVSLVRSERANGPKWLWAIIIVLLNIPGTIAYLMMGRKDAA
- a CDS encoding sigmaY antisigma factor component, with translation MKPHYTVDEVPWWLWVLIAVILLMQGTWLFLDARKRGKYPWFWGIWGFTGTPTPLLCYLLFVVKPWRKNRDWNHPDR